A genomic region of Choristoneura fumiferana chromosome 17, NRCan_CFum_1, whole genome shotgun sequence contains the following coding sequences:
- the LOC141436772 gene encoding farnesol dehydrogenase-like, whose amino-acid sequence MYKNLEYWKNKVAIVTGAGHGIGAEIAQDLIDIGMTVIGFEPTENRVAEMCEKFVSSKGMGQLVPCKCDVSKDQDLKNAFEGIVDTYGGVDVLINNAAIGKEGLISTGDISDLKNVIDVNIYGLIACTRFAIQSMSKKEDAGLIININSICGHYMPPFAEPKINMYIASKRTMTVINKLIKDELKSLKCKVRVTSISPGIVRTGIFKTAGIKFLDEEFFEKNPHLTTKDVSNVVLMVLAAPRTVQVNEVIFHALHELY is encoded by the coding sequence ATGtacaaaaatttggaatattgGAAAAACAAAGTAGCCATAGTTACTGGCGCTGGCCATGGGATCGGCGCAGAAATTGCTCAAGATTTAATCGACATCGGGATGACTGTTATTGGATTTGAGCCTACAGAAAATAGAGTGGCTGAAATGTGTGAAAAATTTGTATCGAGCAAAGGTATGGGTCAGTTGGTTCCATGCAAATGCGACGTTTCTAAGGACCAAGACTTGAAGAATGCCTTTGAAGGAATCGTGGATACTTACGGTGGTGTTGACGTCTTGATCAATAATGCAGCTATTGGAAAAGAAGGTCTTATTTCTACCGGGGATATAAGTGATCTCAAGAACGTTATCGATGTTAATATTTACGGTCTGATTGCTTGTACTCGTTTTGCGATTCAATCTATGTCGAAGAAAGAAGATGCTGGGTTGATAATTAACATTAACAGTATCTGTGGTCATTACATGCCTCCTTTTGCCGAACCGAAAATTAATATGTACATTGCGTCTAAACGTACTATGACGGTCATCAACAAGCTCATTAAAGACGAACTTAAATCTCTAAAGTGTAAAGTTAGAGTCACGAGTATTTCACCTGGGATTGTTCGAACAGGAATATTCAAGACTGCTGGCATAAAGTTTTTGGATGAAGAGTTCTTTGAGAAAAATCCTCATTTGACAACGAAGGATGTTTCGAATGTTGTTTTGATGGTATTGGCTGCTCCGAGAACCGTGCAAGTCAATGAAGTGATATTTCATGCTTTGCATGAACTATACTAA
- the LOC141437274 gene encoding farnesol dehydrogenase-like — protein sequence MQCWKNKVALITDSEDLVGLNIIEQLAKAGMIAVGFIKTEEDIKKIKEKLKDVIAKKVDGKIVLCQCDIRKIEELKAAFEQIIETYGGVDVLINNAFCNIDCLVSTGQLEHFKEIIDVNIYAVVACVRLAAGSMIERKTRGHIININDLCAYQIPEDSKKSVFIASKCAITSVNEILRHEFRYLNVNVKVTNIACGKIESETEPTPDESGLKLKDVAKLVRLILNTPEHLQVHEVLLDSTVA from the coding sequence ATGCAGTGCTGGAAAAACAAAGTCGCTCTCATAACTGACAGTGAGGATTTAGTAGGACTAAATATTATAGAGCAACTAGCTAAGGCAGGAATGATCGCCGTAGGATTCATTAAAACGGAagaagacattaaaaaaatcaaggaaAAACTCAAAGACGTTATTGCTAAAAAAGTTGATGGTAAAATAGTACTTTGCCAATGTGACATAAGAAAAATAGAAGAACTGAAAGCTGCATTTGAACAAATAATAGAAACATATGGAGGTGTCGATGTGTTGATTAATAATGCTTTCTGTAATATTGACTGTTTAGTAAGCACTGGTCAACTCGAACATTTTAAAGAGATTATCGATGTTAATATTTATGCTGTGGTTGCTTGTGTGAGATTAGCAGCGGGTTCCATGATTGAAAGAAAAACCCGTGGTCATATAATCAATATAAATGATTTGTGTGCGTATCAAATACCAGAAGACTCTAAGAAATCTgtctttattgcatcaaaatgTGCCATAACTTCAGTAAATGAAATTCTTAGACACGAGTTCAGATATCTTAATGTTAATGTAAAGGTGACAAACATAGCGTGTGGTAAAATTGAAAGTGAAACAGAACCAACGCCGGATGAATCAGGATTAAAACTTAAAGATGTTGCTAAATTAGTTAGGTTAATACTAAATACACCTGAACATTTACAAGTGCATGAAGTCTTGCTAGATTCAACGGTCGcttaa